The following proteins are co-located in the Streptomyces bottropensis ATCC 25435 genome:
- a CDS encoding glycoside hydrolase family 6 protein, with product MSRTRTALLAALALVAGAAGTAMAAVPDDAGVQAVPCTVDYKVQNQWSTGFTAAVTITNNGAAKSSWAAKWSYAGNQQVTSGWNSRITQSGSSVTAANETYNGTLATGGSVSFGFQASYSGTNALPTTFTLDGVTCNVDGGGGDPGDPDPGTPGSRVDNPYAGAKVYVNPEWSANAAAEPGGSRISNQPTGVWLDRTAAIAGAGGKMGLRAHLDEALKQKGSGELVVQLVIYNLPGRDCSALASNGELGPTEIDKYKTQYIDPIKTILADSKYAGLRIVTTVEIDSLPNLVTNVGSRPTAVPQCDVMKANGNYIKGVGYALNKLGDVPNVYNYVDAGHHGWLGWDDNFAPSAAIMKEAATAEGATVNDVHGFITNTANYSALKENNFTINDTAGGKSVRESKWVDWNRYVDELSFAQAFRAQAVSAGFNSNVGMLIDTSRNGWGGAARPTGPGATTTVDTYVDGGRYDRRLNTGNWCNQAGAGLGERPKAAPATGIDAYVWMKPPGESDGASSLIPNDEGKGFDRMCDPTYTGNPRNNNNMSGALGNAPLSGKWFSAQFQQLMQNAYPAL from the coding sequence ATGAGCCGTACCAGAACAGCACTCCTGGCTGCGTTGGCGCTGGTCGCCGGCGCGGCCGGGACCGCCATGGCCGCCGTGCCGGACGACGCCGGCGTCCAGGCGGTTCCCTGCACGGTCGACTACAAGGTCCAGAACCAGTGGTCGACCGGCTTCACCGCCGCCGTCACCATCACCAACAACGGTGCGGCCAAGTCCTCCTGGGCCGCGAAGTGGTCGTACGCCGGGAACCAGCAGGTCACCAGCGGCTGGAACTCCCGGATCACCCAGAGCGGTTCGTCGGTGACCGCCGCCAACGAGACGTACAACGGCACGCTGGCCACCGGCGGTTCGGTCAGCTTCGGCTTCCAGGCCTCCTACAGCGGCACCAACGCCCTGCCGACGACCTTCACGCTCGACGGCGTGACCTGCAACGTCGACGGCGGCGGCGGTGACCCGGGCGACCCGGACCCCGGCACACCGGGCAGCAGGGTGGACAACCCCTACGCGGGCGCCAAGGTGTACGTGAACCCGGAGTGGTCCGCGAACGCCGCCGCCGAACCGGGCGGCAGCCGGATCTCCAACCAGCCGACGGGCGTCTGGCTGGACCGCACCGCCGCCATCGCGGGCGCCGGCGGCAAGATGGGCCTGCGCGCCCACCTCGACGAGGCGCTGAAGCAGAAGGGCTCGGGCGAACTCGTCGTCCAGCTGGTGATCTACAACCTGCCGGGCCGTGACTGCTCGGCCCTCGCCTCCAACGGCGAGCTGGGCCCGACGGAGATCGACAAGTACAAGACGCAGTACATCGACCCGATCAAGACGATCCTCGCCGACTCCAAGTACGCCGGCCTGCGGATCGTCACCACGGTCGAGATCGACTCGCTGCCCAACCTCGTCACCAACGTCGGCAGCCGCCCGACGGCCGTGCCCCAGTGCGACGTGATGAAGGCCAACGGCAACTACATCAAGGGTGTCGGCTACGCGCTCAACAAGCTGGGTGACGTCCCCAACGTCTACAACTACGTCGACGCCGGCCACCACGGCTGGCTCGGCTGGGACGACAACTTCGCCCCCTCCGCCGCCATCATGAAGGAGGCCGCGACCGCCGAGGGCGCCACGGTCAACGACGTCCACGGCTTCATCACCAACACGGCCAACTACAGCGCCCTGAAGGAGAACAACTTCACCATCAACGACACCGCGGGCGGCAAGTCGGTCCGTGAGTCGAAGTGGGTGGACTGGAACCGCTACGTCGACGAGCTGTCCTTCGCCCAGGCATTCCGTGCCCAGGCGGTCTCGGCGGGCTTCAACTCGAACGTCGGCATGCTGATCGACACCTCCCGCAACGGCTGGGGCGGTGCCGCCCGGCCCACCGGACCGGGTGCGACGACCACCGTCGACACCTACGTGGACGGCGGGCGCTACGACCGCCGCCTGAACACCGGCAACTGGTGCAACCAGGCCGGAGCCGGTCTCGGTGAACGCCCGAAGGCCGCCCCGGCGACCGGGATCGACGCCTACGTCTGGATGAAGCCCCCGGGCGAGTCCGACGGGGCCAGCTCCCTCATCCCGAACGACGAGGGCAAGGGCTTCGACCGCATGTGCGACCCGACGTACACGGGCAACCCGCGCAACAACAACAACATGTCCGGTGCACTGGGGAACGCCCCGCTCTCCGGGAAATGGTTCTCCGCCCAGTTCCAGCAGCTGATGCAGAACGCGTACCCCGCGCTCTGA
- a CDS encoding class I SAM-dependent methyltransferase, translating to MGQRHHGHQGHRTPHGAHGNHDHSDIDWGEQAGHLEEQAELFEPLNRQAAAWVATWQPEPQLVVDVGSGPGVVSCLLADVFPGARVVALDGSGPLLQRARARAGRLGLADRFDTLEAQLPDGLDDLDYPADLLWASRSLHHLGDQRAGLAAFAERLAPGGTLALVEGGLPSRFLPRDLGIGRPGLQSRLDAAEDRWFGEMRATLPGSVPETEDWPGLLTAVGLREVTSRTFLLDLPAPVPQAARAYAVASFQRGRGMLADLLDATDLATVDRLLDPDDRASLHHRADLFVLAAQTVHVARR from the coding sequence ATGGGACAGCGCCACCACGGCCACCAGGGGCACCGCACCCCCCACGGCGCCCACGGCAATCACGACCACAGCGACATCGACTGGGGCGAGCAGGCCGGGCATCTGGAGGAACAGGCCGAGCTGTTCGAGCCGCTGAACCGGCAGGCCGCCGCGTGGGTCGCCACGTGGCAGCCGGAGCCGCAACTGGTCGTCGACGTCGGCAGCGGACCGGGGGTCGTGAGCTGTCTGCTGGCCGATGTGTTCCCCGGCGCCCGGGTCGTCGCCCTGGACGGCTCCGGACCGCTGCTGCAGCGGGCCCGCGCCCGCGCCGGGCGCCTGGGCCTCGCCGACCGGTTCGACACCCTGGAAGCACAACTGCCCGACGGCCTCGACGACTTGGACTACCCGGCCGACCTGCTGTGGGCCAGCCGCAGTCTGCACCACCTCGGCGACCAGCGCGCGGGCCTCGCCGCCTTCGCCGAACGCCTGGCGCCCGGCGGCACGTTGGCCCTCGTCGAGGGTGGGCTGCCCAGTCGGTTCCTGCCGCGTGACCTCGGCATCGGCCGCCCCGGACTGCAGTCCCGGCTCGACGCGGCGGAGGACCGGTGGTTCGGCGAGATGCGGGCCACGCTGCCCGGCAGCGTCCCGGAGACCGAGGACTGGCCGGGGCTGCTCACCGCCGTCGGCCTGCGCGAGGTGACGTCCCGCACCTTCCTGCTGGACCTCCCGGCGCCCGTCCCGCAGGCCGCCCGCGCCTACGCCGTGGCCTCGTTCCAACGCGGCCGGGGAATGCTCGCGGACCTCCTCGACGCCACCGACCTCGCGACCGTCGACCGGCTCCTCGACCCCGACGACAGGGCGAGCCTGCACCACCGCGCGGACCTGTTCGTCCTCGCGGCCCAGACGGTGCACGTGGCCCGGCGCTGA
- a CDS encoding aldo/keto reductase — protein MSSKVPPIILNNGVEMPQLGFGVWQVPDDEAEQAVTTALEAGYRSIDTAAIYGNEEGTGKAIAAAGVPREDLFVTTKLWNSDQGYDSTLRAFDDSLAKLGLEYVDLYLIHWPMPARDTFVDTFKAFEKLYADGRAKAIGVSNFLPEHLETLIEATSVIPAVNQIELHPHLQQIASREYHAEQGIATEAWSPLGQGKGLLEVPAVIAIAQKHGRTPAQVVLRWHLQLGNVVIPKSVTPSRIKENIEVFDFSLDTEDIAAISALNEDRRIGPDPATFNQA, from the coding sequence GTGAGCAGCAAGGTCCCCCCGATCATCCTGAACAACGGCGTCGAGATGCCCCAGCTGGGCTTCGGCGTGTGGCAGGTGCCGGACGACGAGGCCGAGCAGGCGGTCACCACCGCACTGGAGGCCGGCTACCGCAGCATCGACACCGCCGCCATCTACGGCAACGAAGAGGGCACCGGCAAGGCCATCGCCGCGGCCGGCGTGCCCCGCGAGGATCTCTTCGTCACCACCAAGCTCTGGAACAGCGACCAGGGCTACGACTCAACCCTCCGCGCCTTCGACGACTCCCTGGCCAAGCTCGGCCTGGAGTACGTGGACCTGTATCTGATCCACTGGCCGATGCCGGCCCGGGACACGTTCGTCGACACCTTCAAGGCGTTCGAGAAGCTCTACGCGGACGGCCGCGCGAAGGCCATCGGTGTCTCCAACTTCCTTCCGGAGCACCTGGAGACGCTGATCGAGGCCACGAGCGTCATTCCGGCGGTCAACCAGATCGAGCTGCACCCACACCTCCAGCAGATCGCCTCCCGCGAGTACCACGCGGAGCAGGGCATCGCCACCGAGGCCTGGTCGCCCCTCGGCCAGGGCAAGGGGCTCCTTGAGGTCCCGGCGGTCATCGCCATCGCCCAGAAGCACGGCCGCACCCCCGCCCAGGTGGTCCTGCGCTGGCACCTCCAGCTGGGCAACGTGGTCATCCCCAAGTCCGTGACCCCCTCCCGTATCAAGGAGAACATCGAGGTCTTCGACTTCTCCCTGGACACCGAGGACATCGCGGCGATCAGTGCGCTGAACGAGGACCGGCGCATCGGCCCCGACCCGGCGACGTTCAACCAGGCCTGA
- a CDS encoding SDR family oxidoreductase encodes MSEAPVALITGGGSGIGAAVARQLLDHGHRVAVTGRKAERLRAFAAELGAPEGLLTIPGNAAEYADVQAAVDATLKEFGRIDTVLANAGFGTHDTVAEGDPAGWTDMVLTNVLGPALLIRASIDALRETRGRIMLVGSVAGFIHGPGNIYGATKWAVTGLAENTRRQVTEWGVGVTLIAPGRVETPFWDAYGSLPPGHLLTADQIADSVVWAIRQPPGVDVNTVVVRPIGQPV; translated from the coding sequence ATGTCCGAAGCACCGGTCGCGCTCATCACCGGCGGCGGCAGCGGTATCGGCGCCGCGGTCGCCCGCCAACTGCTCGACCACGGCCACCGGGTGGCCGTCACCGGGCGCAAGGCCGAGCGGCTGCGGGCGTTCGCCGCCGAACTCGGCGCCCCCGAGGGGCTGTTGACCATACCGGGGAACGCCGCCGAGTACGCGGACGTCCAGGCGGCGGTGGATGCCACGCTGAAGGAGTTCGGGCGGATCGACACCGTCCTCGCCAACGCCGGGTTCGGCACGCACGACACGGTCGCCGAGGGTGACCCCGCCGGGTGGACGGACATGGTGCTCACCAACGTGCTGGGCCCCGCCCTGCTCATTCGGGCCTCCATCGACGCCCTCAGGGAGACGCGGGGGCGGATCATGCTGGTCGGCAGCGTCGCCGGGTTCATCCACGGTCCCGGCAACATCTACGGGGCGACCAAGTGGGCGGTGACCGGGCTCGCCGAGAACACCAGGCGGCAGGTCACCGAGTGGGGCGTCGGTGTGACGCTGATCGCGCCCGGCCGAGTGGAGACCCCGTTCTGGGACGCCTACGGCAGCCTGCCGCCCGGCCATCTCCTCACCGCTGACCAGATCGCCGACTCCGTGGTCTGGGCGATCCGGCAGCCGCCCGGCGTCGACGTCAACACGGTGGTCGTACGCCCGATCGGCCAGCCGGTCTGA
- a CDS encoding LysR substrate-binding domain-containing protein: MYEPSHLRTFLAVAQTLSFTQAARRLGLRQSTVSQHVRRLEDAAGRQLFSRDTHSVELTEDGEAMLGFARRLLEVHEQATAFFTGTRLRGRLRFGASEDFVLTRLPEILEAFRHDHPEVDLELTVELSGTLHERLAAGRLDLVLAKRRPQDPRGEPVWTDRLVWIGAERLRVDPDRPVPLIAYPPPGITRALALEALEREGRSWRIACTSGSLNGLIAAARAGLGVMAHSRRLVPPGLVRVPERAGLPELGEVDFVLVHGRRPGTAAGAADALAAAILSGGNRLHGRAREI; encoded by the coding sequence GTGTACGAGCCCTCCCATCTGCGCACCTTCCTCGCCGTGGCCCAGACGCTGAGCTTCACGCAGGCCGCCCGGCGGCTGGGGCTGCGTCAGTCCACGGTCAGCCAGCATGTCCGCCGTCTGGAGGACGCGGCCGGGCGGCAGCTGTTCTCCAGGGACACCCACTCCGTGGAGCTGACGGAGGACGGCGAGGCGATGCTCGGGTTCGCCCGGCGGCTGCTGGAGGTGCACGAGCAGGCGACGGCGTTCTTCACCGGGACCCGGTTGCGCGGGCGGCTGCGGTTCGGCGCGTCCGAGGACTTCGTGCTCACCCGGCTCCCGGAGATCCTGGAGGCCTTCCGGCACGACCATCCCGAGGTGGATCTGGAGCTGACGGTCGAGCTGTCGGGCACGCTGCACGAGCGGCTCGCGGCCGGCCGGCTCGACCTGGTGCTGGCGAAGCGGCGCCCGCAGGACCCGCGCGGCGAACCCGTGTGGACGGACCGGCTCGTCTGGATCGGCGCGGAGCGGCTCCGAGTCGACCCCGACCGTCCGGTCCCACTGATCGCCTACCCGCCGCCGGGCATCACGCGCGCCCTGGCGCTGGAGGCGCTGGAGCGCGAGGGCCGTTCCTGGCGCATCGCCTGCACCAGCGGAAGCCTCAACGGGCTCATCGCCGCCGCCCGCGCGGGCCTCGGCGTGATGGCGCACTCCCGCCGCCTGGTGCCTCCCGGCCTGGTCCGGGTCCCGGAGCGGGCCGGACTGCCGGAGCTGGGCGAGGTCGACTTCGTCCTCGTCCACGGCCGCCGCCCCGGCACGGCGGCCGGCGCGGCGGACGCCCTCGCGGCAGCCATCCTCTCCGGCGGAAACCGTCTGCACGGACGAGCACGGGAGATCTGA
- a CDS encoding dihydrofolate reductase family protein, translated as MRIVICEFMSLDGVVQAPGGPDEDTEGGFAHGGWTHPFFDPEVVGGAWDAALGRADALLYGRRTWQAMAGAWPDRAGDPFADRMNSLRKYVVSATLTDSELTWENSTRIPGGQAVAHIRELREAEGGDLLVMGSPTLARTLLSEGLADELVLIVMPVVLGGGKTIFPGDGAEHTLELVSTTTSGTGAHVCVYRVADQG; from the coding sequence ATGCGCATCGTGATCTGCGAGTTCATGAGCCTGGACGGTGTGGTGCAGGCGCCCGGCGGTCCCGACGAGGACACCGAGGGCGGGTTCGCCCACGGCGGCTGGACGCACCCGTTCTTCGACCCGGAGGTCGTGGGCGGTGCCTGGGACGCCGCGCTGGGCCGGGCGGACGCGTTGCTGTACGGCCGCCGCACCTGGCAGGCGATGGCCGGGGCGTGGCCGGACCGGGCGGGCGACCCCTTCGCCGACCGGATGAACTCCCTGCGCAAGTACGTGGTGTCCGCGACGCTCACCGACTCCGAGCTGACCTGGGAGAACAGCACGCGGATCCCGGGCGGCCAGGCCGTCGCCCACATCCGTGAGCTCCGTGAGGCCGAGGGCGGCGACCTGCTCGTCATGGGCAGCCCGACCCTCGCCCGCACCCTCCTGAGCGAGGGTCTCGCCGACGAACTGGTCCTGATCGTCATGCCGGTCGTCCTCGGCGGCGGGAAGACGATCTTCCCCGGCGACGGTGCCGAGCACACCCTGGAGCTGGTTTCCACGACCACCAGCGGCACGGGTGCGCACGTGTGCGTCTACCGGGTGGCGGATCAGGGCTGA
- a CDS encoding AMP-dependent synthetase/ligase gives MREFTNPPLASAPPVGGLADVVFEHAQEDPSYIALGRKDERGEWRDMTSAEFRDEVLALAKGLLAQGVRFGDRVAIMCRTRYEWTLFDYALWTVGAQVVPVYPTSSAEQVFWMLYDSQCTAAMVEHEDHAMTIATVIDRLPQLRRLWQLDVGAVQELYESGAHLDDEVVHRHRLAVTPESIATIIYTSGTTGRPKGCVISHANFMVEADTVIERWAPLFKSRKGDAAATLLFLPLAHVFGRMVQVAGIRGKVKFGHQPQLNAAVLLPDLAAFQPTFFLAVPYIFEKVFNASRRKAEREGRAGPFEKAVEVAVKYADAMEARAWGTGPGPSAGLRMQHQFFDKVVYARIREAMGGRIKYAMSGGSAMDRRLGLFFAGAGVHIFEGYGLTECTAAATANPPERTRYGTVGQPIPGTSVHIADDNEIWLRGPHVFQGYLNNPKATDETLHDGWLATGDLGSLDEDGYLTITGRKKEILVTSGGKSVSPAILEERVRDHPLVAQCIVVGNDRPYIAALVTLDGEAVEHWLQMRGKPKLIPAELVRDPELETEVRRAVVAANTLVSQAESIRTFRILAHQFTEEHGLLTPSLKLKRKAIEKTYAKEVEALYRA, from the coding sequence TTGCGCGAGTTCACCAACCCCCCGTTGGCGTCGGCGCCGCCGGTGGGCGGTCTGGCCGACGTCGTCTTCGAGCACGCCCAGGAGGACCCGTCGTACATCGCGCTCGGCCGCAAGGACGAGCGGGGCGAGTGGCGCGACATGACCTCCGCCGAGTTCCGCGACGAGGTCCTCGCGCTGGCGAAGGGGCTGCTGGCGCAGGGCGTCCGGTTCGGCGACCGGGTCGCCATCATGTGCCGTACCCGCTACGAGTGGACCTTGTTCGACTACGCGCTGTGGACGGTCGGCGCCCAGGTCGTCCCCGTCTACCCGACCTCCTCCGCCGAGCAGGTCTTCTGGATGCTGTACGACTCCCAGTGCACGGCGGCCATGGTCGAACACGAGGACCACGCGATGACCATCGCCACGGTCATCGACCGGCTGCCGCAGCTGCGCCGGCTCTGGCAGCTGGACGTCGGCGCGGTCCAGGAGCTGTACGAGTCGGGGGCGCATCTCGACGACGAGGTGGTGCACCGGCACCGCCTCGCCGTGACCCCGGAGTCGATCGCGACGATCATCTACACCTCCGGCACGACGGGCCGCCCCAAGGGCTGTGTCATCTCGCACGCCAACTTCATGGTGGAGGCGGACACGGTCATCGAGCGCTGGGCTCCGCTGTTCAAGTCCCGCAAGGGCGACGCGGCGGCGACCCTGCTGTTCCTGCCGCTCGCCCATGTCTTCGGGCGGATGGTGCAGGTCGCGGGCATCCGCGGAAAGGTCAAGTTCGGCCATCAGCCGCAGCTCAACGCCGCCGTCCTGCTGCCCGACCTCGCCGCCTTCCAGCCGACCTTCTTCCTCGCGGTGCCGTACATCTTCGAGAAGGTCTTCAACGCGAGCCGGCGCAAGGCGGAGCGCGAGGGAAGGGCCGGGCCGTTCGAGAAGGCCGTCGAGGTGGCCGTGAAGTACGCGGACGCGATGGAGGCGAGGGCCTGGGGCACCGGGCCCGGCCCGTCGGCGGGCCTGCGGATGCAGCACCAGTTCTTCGACAAGGTCGTCTACGCCAGGATCCGGGAGGCGATGGGCGGCCGCATCAAGTACGCGATGTCCGGCGGCTCGGCGATGGACCGACGGCTCGGGCTGTTCTTCGCGGGCGCCGGCGTCCACATCTTCGAGGGGTACGGCCTGACGGAGTGTACGGCGGCCGCGACCGCCAACCCGCCGGAGCGCACCCGGTACGGCACGGTCGGCCAGCCCATCCCGGGCACGAGCGTGCACATCGCGGACGACAACGAGATCTGGCTGCGCGGACCCCATGTCTTCCAGGGCTATCTGAACAACCCGAAAGCCACCGACGAGACCCTGCACGACGGCTGGCTCGCCACCGGCGACCTGGGCTCCCTCGACGAGGACGGCTATCTCACCATCACCGGGCGCAAGAAGGAGATCCTGGTGACGTCGGGGGGCAAGAGCGTCTCGCCGGCGATCCTGGAGGAGCGGGTGCGCGACCATCCGCTGGTCGCCCAGTGCATCGTCGTCGGCAACGACCGCCCGTACATCGCCGCCCTGGTCACCCTGGACGGCGAGGCGGTCGAGCACTGGCTGCAGATGCGCGGCAAGCCGAAGCTGATCCCGGCCGAGCTGGTGCGCGACCCGGAACTGGAGACCGAGGTGCGGCGGGCGGTGGTCGCCGCCAACACCCTGGTCTCGCAGGCCGAGTCGATCCGCACGTTCCGTATCCTCGCCCACCAGTTCACCGAGGAGCACGGGCTGCTGACGCCGTCGCTGAAGCTGAAGCGCAAGGCGATCGAGAAGACGTACGCGAAGGAGGTGGAGGCGCTGTACCGGGCATGA